A stretch of Bombina bombina isolate aBomBom1 chromosome 2, aBomBom1.pri, whole genome shotgun sequence DNA encodes these proteins:
- the TMEM267 gene encoding transmembrane protein 267, whose protein sequence is MASEMEKADALLQTFNTPSVISSLGLGIFCFLADKVQQASFIQQNDWLRALSDNATHGVIGMWSWAIVIGLRKRSDFCEVILAGFFASVIDVDHFFLAGSLSLKDALHLPQRPPLHCSTLIPIVALTLKFLMQLFRLKDSWCFLPWMLFISWTSHHVRDGIRHGLWICPFGKTAPLPYWLYVAITASLPHLCSLIMYLTGTRELMTTKHGIHIDV, encoded by the exons ATGGCTTCAGAGATGGAAAAAGCTGATGCCCTTCTTCAGACGTTCAACACTCCATCTGTGATCTCCAGTTTGGGCTTGGGTATTTTTTGTTTCCTAGCAGATAAAGTTCAACAAGCTTCTTTTATTCAGCAAAACGATTGGCTGCGAGCTTTGTCTGACAATGCAACACATGGTGTGATTGGCATGTGGTCTTGGGCCATCGTAATTGGTCTCAGAAAGAGAAGTGACTTCTGTGAAGTCATTCTTGCTGGCTTCTTTGCATCGGTTATTGACGTGGATCACTTTTTTCTTGCTGGCTCTCTCTcactaaag GATGCTCTACATCTTCCCCAAAGACCTCCTCTTCATTGCTCCACTTTGATTCCCATCGTTGCTCTCACCTTGAAGTTTTTAATGCAGCTGTTCAGACTGAAGGATTCATGGTGCTTTCTACCCTGGATGTTATTTATATCTTGGACTTCCCATCACGTTCGGGATGGGATACGACATGGACTTTGGATTTGCCCATTTGGAAAGACTGCTCCTCTGCCATACTGGCTATATGTTGCAATCACTGCTTCCTTACCACACCTGTGCTCTCTCATTATGTACTTAACTGGAACAAGGGAATTAATGACCACAAAACATGGAATACATATTGATGTCTAA